A section of the Acomys russatus chromosome 10, mAcoRus1.1, whole genome shotgun sequence genome encodes:
- the Znf775 gene encoding zinc finger protein 775, translated as MESSLAGSISGDGLATIKQEQEKPERLLPTVASQATLPEKEKENVFQQQGGLPPCQTMRRPWPLESQEETGGALWAPPPEQDPRLAPQVPGTAPGPLSPTLSAGGAHFVCVDCGKRFSWWSSLKIHQRTHTGEKPYLCSKCGKSFSQKPNLVRHQRYHTGEKPFCCPECTRRFSQKQHLLKHQKTHSRPAAHTCPECNRGFWHHVGPHIHQRAHARDHLGTRVSLQEMLRYAAARRRACRPRSGSPRWRPEWFWLGLCQGWWCQHRVRTATHSRLGPSEQRQFICNECGKSFTWWSSLNIHQRIHTGERPYACPECGRRFSQKPNLTRHLRNHTGERPHPCSHCGRSFRQKQHLLTHLHTHLPGAQATRCTSCGHNCPSRAALRAHQRVHAAAELLRSQSAAQGGVPGSESQAEIAQNVAVKPQGSYGAKGVLCGQGCETLAAPSDQRQFICNECGKSFSWWSALTIHQRIHTGERPYACPDCGRCFSQKPNLTRHLRNHTDERPYLCTTCGLGFRQKQHLLKHQRVHRGAQAPHPTPKEEEV; from the coding sequence GAGACgggctggcaacaatcaagcagGAGCAGGAGAAGCCAGAGCGGCTGTTGCCTACTGTGGCGTCTCAGGCCACGCTtccagagaaggaaaaggaaaacgtATTTCAGCAGCAGGGCGGCCTCCCACCATGTCAGACCATGAGGCGGCCCTGGCCTCTGGAGTCACAGGAGGAGACTGGGGGTGCATTGTGGGCCCCACCTCCTGAGCAGGACCCCCGGCTGGCTCCTCAGGTTCCAGGGACAGCTCCAGGTCCTCTGAGCCCTACACTTTCTGCGGGTGGGGCTCACTTCGTGTGCGTGGATTGTGGGAAGAGGTTCAGCTGGTGGTCATCCCTGAAGATCCAccagcgcacacacacaggcgagAAGCCTTACCTGTGCAGCAAGTGTGGCAAGAGCTTCAGCCAGAAGCCCAACCTGGTGCGCCACCAGCGTTACCACACCGGCGAGAAGCCCTTCTGCTGCCCGGAGTGCACAAGACGTTTCAGTCAGAAGCAGCACCTGCTCAAGCACCAGAAGACCCACTCACGGCCTGCCGCCCACACGTGTCCAGAATGCAATCGGGGCTTCTGGCATCATGTGGGCCCCCACATCCACCAGCGAGCACATGCCCGAGACCACCTGGGTACCCGTGTCAGCTTGCAGGAGATGCTCCGATATGCTGCTGCACGCCGCAGGGCCTGTCGCCCGCGCTCGGGATCCCCACGCTGGCGCCCCGAGTGGTTCTGGTTGGGGCTTTGCCAGGGTTGGTGGTGCCAACACAGAGTCCGGACAGCAACCCACAGTCGTTTGGGTCCCAGCGAACAGCGCCAGTTCATCTGCAATGAGTGCGGCAAGAGCTTCACGTGGTGGTCATCGCTGAACATCCACCAGCGCATCCACACTGGTGAGCGACCTTACGCGTGCCCTGAGTGCGGCCGCAGATTCAGCCAGAAGCCCAACCTGACGAGGCATCTGCGCAACCACACGGGCGAGCGGCCACACCCGTGCTCGCACTGTGGCCGCAGCTTCCGCCAGAAGCAGCACCTGCTCACGCATCTGCACACGCACCTGCCTGGCGCCCAGGCCACAAGGTGCACCAGCTGTGGCCACAACTGTCCCAGCCGTGCAGCACTGCGGGCCCACCAGCGTGTGCATGCCGCTGCGGAACTGCTGCGCTCACAGTCTGCAGCCCAAGGTGGTGTGCCCGGCTCCGAGTCACAAGCTGAGATTGCCCAGAATGTGGCTGTGAAGCCCCAAGGTTCCTATGGTGCTAAGGGAGTGCTGTGTGGCCAAGGGTGCGAGACTCTGGCGGCGCCCAGTGATCAGCGCCAGTTCATCTGTAACGAGTGCGGAAAGAGCTTCTCGTGGTGGTCAGCACTCACCATCCACCAGCGCATCCACACAGGCGAGAGGCCGTATGCCTGCCCAGACTGCGGCCGCTGTTTTAGTCAGAAGCCCAACCTTACCCGCCATCTGCGCAACCACACTGACGAGAGACCCTACCTGTGCACAACCTGTGGCCTCGGCTTCCGTCAAAAGCAGCATCTGCTCAAGCACCAGAGAGTGCATCGGGGCGCACAGGCGCCACACCCTACACCCAAGGAGGAAGAGGTGTAG
- the LOC127194847 gene encoding zinc finger and SCAN domain-containing protein 2-like: protein MTELVSSRGESPTGDWEEGLGEDQGLVIHHPAEEQSHRCPLCGQTFSQQPSLVRHQKAHVGAGRAAAFVCPECGKAFSVKHNLEVHQRTHTGERPFPCPECGRCFSLKQNLLTHQRIHSGEKPHQCAQCGRCFREPRFLLNHQRTHTRMPTPHPRRPGVFGERRPYFCPRCGKSFAREGSLKTHQRSHGHGPESQATHLSHVL, encoded by the coding sequence ATGACAGAGCTGGTGTCCTCTAGGGGAGAGTCCCCTacaggggactgggaggagggtcTGGGGGAGGATCAAGGCCTGGTTATCCACCACCCAGCAGAGGAACAGTCCCACCGCTGTCCACTGTGTGGGCAGACCTTCTCCCAGCAGCCCAGCCTGGTGAGGCACCAGAAGGCTCACGTTGGGGCAGGCCGTGCAGCTGCCTTCGTGTGTCCCGAGTGTGGCAAGGCCTTCAGCGTCAAACATAACCTGGAGGTGCAccagcgcacacacacaggcgagCGGCCCTTCCCCTGCCCCGAGTGTGGGCGCTGCTTCAGCCTCAAGCAGAACCTGCTCACGCACCAGCGCATCCACAGCGGCGAGAAGCCACACCAGTGCGCACAGTGCGGTCGCTGCTTCCGCGAGCCACGCTTCCTGCTCAACCACCAGCGCACCCACACGCGCATGCCCACTCCGCACCCACGCCGTCCGGGTGTCTTCGGGGAGCGGAGACCCTATTTCTGCCCCCGCTGTGGCAAGAGCTTCGCGCGTGAGGGCTCGCTCAAGACCCACCAGCGAAGCCATGGCCACGGGCCTGAGAGCCAGGCGACCCATTTAAGCCACGTGCTATGA